Genomic segment of bacterium:
TCATTCGCCCTTTTTCTTCTCCTGCATCTGCTCCATCATCTTCATCATGGGGCAGTTCTTCATCATCTCCTTCATCTGCTCTGGATTCATCCCCTTGCCGCCCATCATCTCCATCGGGCCCATGCCGCGATCCCAACCGCGATGGCCGATCTTCGCGATCTTCCAGTAGCCGCCGCAGATGATGAGCAGGATCGAGATGATGACCACCGCATGGCCCACTATCTTGTAGAAGAGCTTGCAGCAGACCTCCTCCTTGCAGACCTTCATGAGGAGAAACGAACCCGCGACCAGCGACAGCATAGAAACAGCGATCAACATCCCCGCTTCACCGTGCATCATATGGCCCCCTTTTTTGATTGTTCAGGGCCGGATTATCGCCCATGGGAAAAATCTCGTCAATGCCCTTGCCCTTGTTTCTTCAAGCTCACCACGTTACTCGCCTCCTCCGCCTGTTTGCCGAGATCTACCACCGCCCCCAGATATTCCTTTATCCGTCTGTCCTTTGGGGCGATCCGCCTGGCCTTGTCGAGCTCGGCTATGGAGTCCTTGAACTGCCCCAGGGTCGCAAGCAGCGCCCCCATCCTCGCATGCAGCACCGCTATCTCCTCCCCGCTCTCGTCCGCCATCTTTATGGCCTCTCTCATGCAATACATAGCGCTGCGAAGGTATCCCAACGCCGCCTCATCGTTTCCGATCTGAAGATGGTAGTCGGCGAGGAAGTGATAGACGTGCCCCATCTCACCCTTGAGCCAGGCGTCGTCTCCATTGACCATTGCCGCCCACTTGAGGTCCGAGAGCGCGCCCCTGAAATCCGCAAACTCCAGCCTGGCCTTGGCCCTCTGCAACCTCGCTTCAATATCATCGTCTTTCTCTATCCTCGAGTCCAGCGGCCCGAGCTCCTCGCGTATCCGCGCAGTCACGATCCTGGCCAGGCCCTCGAGCTCCTCAAGCAATTGAGCCGTATCTTTCGAGACCTTCGCCCTTCCGTACGCCCCTATCGCCATCCTGATCGAGTCCGCGATGCGCTCCCACGATTTGGCATCCCCCTTGAAGTTCGTAATGTGGTCCATCGTGATCCTGAGATAGTCCTCCGCCGCCTCCTCGTGCCGGCCGGCCGCGTTGTGCACGCCGGCAGAGAGCATGAGCAGCTGCCTGCGCTGATCGATCGCCTCATCCCCTGCCATGTGGCTCGTGAGCAGGCCTCGGTACAGGGCCACCGCAAGCCCGGCGCCATCCTTTGCGGCGAGACTCTTCGCAGCCTTGAGCCAATAGTTCATAGCTCTCCGGGCCGTATTTTGCGGGGTTTCAAACGCATCCGCCGCATTCGCCTCGATGAGGGCGGCCACCTCGGAGACGAGCGCCGCCGCCACGTGCATCCCGCCTTCCACGTAGTAATTGGCGGAGCAGACGAACGAGGAGAGGACCTCCTTGGCGTCGAACTCATCGCCGACCATAAAGAGGATGCCCGAGATGAACGAGAGACGGGCCGCCTCGCGGCATCGATCCCTGTCCGCCGGATTCCAGGCGAGAGTGGCGGCAAAAGCGGAGTCCAGAGCCGTTTCCGTGAAGAAGCCGCCGCCCAGGCGTATCGGTTTGATTTTATGACTCAGGGGCGCGGGGTTTATGATCTCCCTCATCTTGCTGCCCTCGAGCATCTGCGCGCGCCTCATCATCGCATCGAAATCCGCCTTGTTGTGCACTGAAGCGGATTCGCGCCTGAGCACGTCGGCGATACTGCGGGTGCTCATGAAGAAGATCGACTCTATTTCATTCGCCTCAGCCACGAATCCCGCGTCGCTCAACGGGTCGCCGCCTGCCTGCTCATATAAGGCGAGGGCTTTGGATGAGGTGTCCTTGACATCCACGAGCGGCCTGAAAGAACCGTGCGAGGATTCATAGGATATGACGCCCCCTGCGCCGAGTGCACCCGGCATCAGGACCTCGCGGTTACAGAGCACCCTCGTATTTTCGAACACAGCCCCCATCTGGTTTACGAAGGTGGCGAGCGCCGGCCTGGCCAGGAGCGGACCTATGCTTAAGCCCCGCGATGTCATCGGCATGAAATTCCCTTTCTCAACGCCGCTATAGCGTCAGCCGATTATCGTCAACCGGGCTGATTTGTTGCTAAAAAAAACAGCCCCCTCATACCAACCCTGTCGGGCGCTATCAAGGCTTGAAAAAAACGGCCAGGACTGCAATAAGGCCCATATGACGCCTCTGGCTGCACATCCTCCTTTGCCGGTTCAGAGCGCGCCCTTTCACCTGCTCACGCCGCCCAAGGTTGAGCCCGCGGCCATGCAGCAGGAGATAACCAAAGCTTGCTCCCAGGCACAGATGGTTGGCCTGAATATGGTCCCAGAGCTTCTGCCGCTCGTGCAGCAATTGGGGAGGCTCAGCAGCGAATGGAACGCCCCTTATTTCGACAGCATCCTCTATGAGCATATCAGACACTACAAGGACCCCGCCAAGGTGAAAGAGCGCCTTTCCGCTGAGATCGATTTCTTCCATGCGCTCTACAGGCCGGCCAAGAGGTTCAGGATATATCCGGTGGATGAACATTGGTTCGACGACCACTCGGTCTTTCCCACCATCATATTCGCGTCAGGAGGAAGGGTCTTCGGGTGCGCCGATTTCGTGAGTCTGCCCGAGGCGATGGTCCTCGAATATATACAGGGCGCGAGTTTCTCCACGTCGAGCGAGCAGAGGGCGATGATCGGCAGACCCTGGTTCGAGGCCTTCATGGAGCGCGCGATAGAATCACATTCGCGCCTCCATAACTTAGGGATCCGCATGATGCTCAGGATCGAGGAGGGCCATTATCTCCCCAGGATGGTGAGGGACCGCTATTTCGAACGGCTCCCCGCATCGGGCCGCCTGCACGCGCTGGCCACGAACAGGGAGAGGGTAAGAAGATCTCTGGATGGCCTATAAAGATTTTACGCAACTTTCGCGGCGCACAGCCGAAGAGCCCTCGATGCCGACCGTGACCAATCACCTCGTGCCGTACTGCCCTGTGCTGCCCAATTTGGGCAGCGCGCTGTTCCCGGTTTCGCAAAGGGAGCTTGCGCCCATGGCGATGGAACTCCTACGGGACAACCCGGCCATCGTCGTATCCGGCCAATACCAACGGGACTGGGAGCTCAACAGGCAGATAGGCAAGACCACGACCGTCAAGAATCGTCTCGTCAGCGCACTCATAAAGCAAGAGCGCACCGTCTCCTACTTCAACGTACAAAGAGCCGTGCTGAGTTTAGATCACACGGGTTCATTCGTATCCAATTTAGCTCCTCTGGCGAGTAAAGCGCGCACCCTGCGCGATGCGGATGTCTATGTGCTGGACGAGGTCCAGCATGCCATCCCGTTCAGGGACACATTGAAGGAGCGAAGGATGTGCCGGGAGCCTTATGCAGAGGCGATGATGGCGCTGTGGGACAAGGCTGCGAAGGGACTGGAGCGCGGCGGAAGACTGGTCCTCATATCCTGTTTTCACCCCCGCGACCCGTTCTTCTGGAACAGCATGTACAACAGCGCCATGGCGCTCTTCTTCAGCTCCCCCGTGCTGGAGCTGAAGTCGTCAAAAAGGTAGCCCTTATATTCTTGACATTATAGTCACAGCGGAGTTGATTGCGGCGCTCGATAACTACAACCAGGAATACCCAACAAGGAGGTTTTCTATGTTCGGTCTTAAGAAATGGTTTTTGGGAGGCATGCTGATCGCAGCAATAACATCCCTTCCGTTGTTCGCAGCACATGCAATGAACAAGGTTTATTTCAGTTCTGAGACATTCGAGCAGAACGAAGACGGCGGTACTGCCACGATCATAATTGTGCGCGTCCCCGAGGGTACACTCACAGAAAAGGCAGAAAGTCTCGCAAAAAAAGTAACCGTTGAGTTTGCGACAAGCGACGGCACAGCCACTGCAGGCAGCGATTATACTGAATATACAACAACAGTGGTCTTCGAAGCTTGGATCCCTATTCAAATCGTAACGATTCCGATCATTAATGACAATGATTATGAAGAAGATGAGATAGTCAATTTGGCTCTGTCAAATCCGACGGAAGAAGACTTAGAAAATCCCGATGTACTGGGAAGCCCCTCAACCGCAAAGCTGACCATTATCGAAGATGAAACCAAAGCCACTTGCGGCAATTCGGTTGTCGAACTTACAGAACAATGCGATTTTGGCCCCTCGGTCGAAGGCGATTGCTGCACCGACGACGACTGCCAATTTGAAGCTGCCGGCTTTTCCTGCGACGATCAGAGCACCTGTTCCCCAACCGATCAATGCGATGACGCGGGCCTGTGCACGGGCAGCGGTTCCACATGCGGCGACGGCAATCTTGATGATGCATCTTGCGGGGAAGGATGTGATGACGGAAATATGGACAACGGTGACGGATGCAACTCTACTTGCCAAATCGAATTCTGCGGCGACCAGATAATCAACAATACGAATGAACAGTGCGACGACGGAAACACGAAGGACAACGACGGCTGCAGCCCAACGTGCAAAATCGAGATCTGCGGCGACGGCGTGGTCAACAACAACGGCGACGAGCTGTGCGATGACGCCAACGCGGCGGGCGGCGATGGGTGCAGCGCAACGTGCCAGGTCGAATTCTGCGGCGACGGCTCGGTGAACAACAACGGCACTGAGCAGTGCGACGACGGGAACCTGACCGATGAAGACGGATGCGACAAGAACTGCGTCCAGGAAGCAGCCGCCGAAGAGGCCCCGGTCGAAGAGATCCCGGCCGGAGACATCACACCCGATGAGTCTTCCCCAGCCGGAGGCGGTTGCAGCCTGATTCGCAGATAGGTCGTTTTATTTACCGGTATGAAAGGGAGGCGGATCAATTCCGCCTCCTTTTTTATGTCCCTAATTCAATTCCATGATCGGCGTGGCGCCGACGCCGCGGAACATGAAATAGGAAGCGCCGATGAGGCAGAGGCAGGCCCACAGGTAATCGAGCTTGAGCGGCTCCTTCATGTAGAAGATGCAGAAGAGCCCGAACACCCCCATAGTGATGACCTCCTGGATCACCTTGAGCTGACCGAGCGAGTAAAACTGATACCCGATCCTGTTGGCCGGGACCTGAAGGCAATACTCGAAGAAGGCCACGCCCCAGCTGACCAGAATCGCCAGCATGAGCGCCCTTCCCCTCATGTCCTTGAGATGCCCGTACCAGGCATAGGTCATGAAGACATTGGATAACACCAGCATAAGGACCGGCATCGCACGCATAGAGTTCTCCTCTCAAATGCGCGGATGCATAGTCGACGCCTGCAGAAAATTCAAGGTTTTTCAGCAGGTTACAAACCGGGGACTGACCCCTCTTGAGTTCTTTTCTATTGCAAACAACCAGGCAACTGCATATACGCCGTATAATTATACGGAGGACTGACAATGGATGAGACAATCCGGCAAAGACCCATAGAAGTCGTGGCAAGGTACAGCATCCCCTATGACCTGGATACGCTCGTGGATGAGGGTTGCGGGGGCACAGACCTGTGGGAAGACGAGTACGGCGAAACCGTCGCCCTCCTCGTCTCTGACACGGGTTCAGCATACGTCTGCCCTGAGAACATGCCAACCTGGGCACGGTGGGGTTTTTATAATCACAAGTGGAGCCTCTACATGGAGCCTTCGGGCAAGGCCTGGCGGATGGAGCAGAAGCTGGTGCCTGCCGGTTCCAAAGCTGTGCGCAAATACGAGCACTCCGACGCATCAGAGGAATTTGAGGACATCCTCGCCTGTTACGAAAACCACGGCGTTTCGGATTCGACGGTCGAAGATATCAGAGACAGATTCACCTACAATCAAGATAACGAACCCGAACCGCTCTTCCCCTCGACACTGAGCGGAGCTGAAGTCTACCTCTCCGCGAAAAACTTTGGTGCAGAAAATTGTTATCTCAGTCTCAAGGATGATCTGATCAAGATCGCGATAGAAGATCCTGTCTATCTTTACTACTTTATTCCCGCCATGAATTCAGGTCCGCTCGCAGGAGAGATCGCCCAAGTTTGTTATAATTATAGCCCCGACATGCTCAACGACTCAATAGGAGAGGCGATAGAGATTGGCGAGGCATGCGGCAGCTGGCCTCACATGTTCGAGCCCGTCGACCAGGACAAGCTTCAAAAAATCATATCGGGGCTTCGCGCGGAAATCGAGGATACGAGGGAAAGCGATTCGAAGAGAGATATTTTGGACATCGCGATCCAGAACTTCGAGCGTGCCTACCGCACAGCGGCCGAGATCGAGGTGTTCGAGGACGAGTGCTACCCCGAATGTTCAAATCCTGCGCCCGTTAGCGCCCCCTGAATTCCCGCAAAGATATAGTTACGGGCGGATCGAGCCCTCGAAGCCGTCGGTGAAGAACTCGCCGAACCTTGCCACGAGGATCGCATGCGCGAAGGCCCTCGCATCTTCGTTGTTCTGTCGCGAGTCAGTCCTGGCGTCGCCCCTGACAAAGGAAACCCCGTGCCATCCGTACTGGTTGAAGTCGAAGCAGTACGAATTGCTCAGGTCGAATCGCGCCGCGATCATCGGCGTCATCAGGATATCGTCGACGAGCGCGTCCCCTGTGGGCGGCACGAGGAGATGGGAAATACTGCGGTCCAAAAATTCTGCAACCCTCTTCGCGCTATAGCCGTGTCCGACATAGACCGTGGCCTCTTTGCCGGGGGCCCCGCACCTGGCGCCGCCGCCGTTGCCTATCTTGAAGATTTCGATGATTCCCCGCAATGCGAGCCTTCCCAGGACACCCATGATCTTCGATAGTACCCGGGCGTTCTTGTAATCGAAGTTCAGATGCAGCTTCCATCCCTTTCCCGGCTCGAGGGCCTCGACCGCCTCTTTGTGAAGATCCCGGACATGGACCAGCGCCCCTCTGACTTCCGGCGTTACGAAAAACGGCCGCCTCCTCGGATACAGATTGGCAAGATATTCCGCCCCCTCCTGAGCTATGCGATATTCGTAGAGTCCGGGGAGGATACTCGACGCAGGCTCATAGAGCGTCTGCCACACGATATCGCCGCGATTGAACTCCTGTGCCGCTTCCAAGACCTTCGGCATCATCGACTTCGGCGAATACCCTCCCCTTTGCTCGATGTCGGCCGCCAGCGCATCCATCTCCGCATTGAGCTGAATAGCCCGCCTTGCGCGCTGCAATGCGCCAAAGACCAAGGAGGGAACCGGGCCGGCCGGGCATGCGAAAGACGGGGCAACGGGCGCCTGCGAATAGGCGGATGCAGCCGAAAGAGCGGGCGACACAATTCCCGCAGCAGGTCCGAAGACCGCCTCATGCGCATGGGCGATCGCCGCCGGGGCGGCAAGGCCGGTTGTAACGGAAGGAGTGATCATGTTTTGTCGCGCTTTTCTCAAGCGCGCTCATGGAGGTTGTCGACAGGAGAGGATACTTTGTTGCGCGCTTTCTTAATGGACCGAGGCGCAGGCCCACTCGTTTTTTCTTCCTTAAAATCTCAAGGGTTACAGACCGGGGAGCGACCCCTATTGGGTTATGAGCGCCGCCAGTTCGTCGGGCGCCTCTATAGGAATCATGTGGCCCGCGGCCTCTATGGTTTCGAGATGCGTGCTCGGGATCTTCTCTGCAAGCCAGCGCGAGTTCTCTGGAGGCAGCACCCTGTCCTCGGCGCCGACCACCACGAGCGTCTCGGCGGATATTGCGTTCACGCGGTCGCGCACATCGAAGGATTCCAGCGCGGCGAGCTGGCCCAGGTACGCCTCGACCGGCTGAGGAAACTCGTCGCTCATCCTCTCAGCAACATATTCCTTCGGCGACACCGTGTCCCGATATCTTGCGCCGAAGATGGTCTCATAGACCTCGATCAGGAGCGCCTCGCTCACATCGGTCCTGCGAAAGAGGGTCTTCACCTTCTCGGATGGGGGATATGGCCCGTGCCACGAGGGAATTGTCGACACGAGCACGAGCCTTCTCACGAGCTCCGGGCGACCCAGCGCCAGCTCAAGCGCCACGCATCCGCCCATCGAAAATCCGACGATATCGACCGGAGGTTCTGCAACCCTTTCCAGGAGTCCTGCGACATCATCGGCCATGACCTCCATGGTATACGGACCGCCAGGCTTATCGCTCCTGCCGGAGCCCCGCATGTCGCATGATATGAGCGTGAAGTCGCCCTTGAGGCGCCGGGTCAGCGGCTGCCATTCGCGCAAGTCGTTGCCCAACCCGTGGATCAGGAGCATCTGCGGCCCGCGGCCGCACGTCTCATAGTAAAGCCTGATCCCGTTTGACCTTATGTATGGCACCTGTTCTCCACGAAACCGCTTACCGTCGGTCGTTGGCTTCGATCTTCCCCTGCGCTCGATAGCTCTCCCTGTACTCACCGGGAAACGGCGTCTTTTCTCCCTTTTCTAATGTTTGGGTTTTCTGTTTCTCCCGATGGTGCTCTGCAAAGTCCCCATCGGGCAGAAAGAACACCAGGTCCTGGGATGGACGAAAAGGGCCAGGACGATTCCAAGCGCGGTGGTTATGAGACAGATCCGCACAAACACCCGGCCCCAGTGATAGACATTACCCGGATCCAGACTTATCTGATAGATCATGAAGCCCATCAAGAGGACGACGATCGACCA
This window contains:
- a CDS encoding DUF4215 domain-containing protein, producing the protein MFGLKKWFLGGMLIAAITSLPLFAAHAMNKVYFSSETFEQNEDGGTATIIIVRVPEGTLTEKAESLAKKVTVEFATSDGTATAGSDYTEYTTTVVFEAWIPIQIVTIPIINDNDYEEDEIVNLALSNPTEEDLENPDVLGSPSTAKLTIIEDETKATCGNSVVELTEQCDFGPSVEGDCCTDDDCQFEAAGFSCDDQSTCSPTDQCDDAGLCTGSGSTCGDGNLDDASCGEGCDDGNMDNGDGCNSTCQIEFCGDQIINNTNEQCDDGNTKDNDGCSPTCKIEICGDGVVNNNGDELCDDANAAGGDGCSATCQVEFCGDGSVNNNGTEQCDDGNLTDEDGCDKNCVQEAAAEEAPVEEIPAGDITPDESSPAGGGCSLIRR
- a CDS encoding DMT family protein — translated: MRAMPVLMLVLSNVFMTYAWYGHLKDMRGRALMLAILVSWGVAFFEYCLQVPANRIGYQFYSLGQLKVIQEVITMGVFGLFCIFYMKEPLKLDYLWACLCLIGASYFMFRGVGATPIMELN
- a CDS encoding alpha/beta fold hydrolase; this translates as MPYIRSNGIRLYYETCGRGPQMLLIHGLGNDLREWQPLTRRLKGDFTLISCDMRGSGRSDKPGGPYTMEVMADDVAGLLERVAEPPVDIVGFSMGGCVALELALGRPELVRRLVLVSTIPSWHGPYPPSEKVKTLFRRTDVSEALLIEVYETIFGARYRDTVSPKEYVAERMSDEFPQPVEAYLGQLAALESFDVRDRVNAISAETLVVVGAEDRVLPPENSRWLAEKIPSTHLETIEAAGHMIPIEAPDELAALITQ